A single region of the Vagococcus teuberi genome encodes:
- the rpoB gene encoding DNA-directed RNA polymerase subunit beta: MVGHVVKYGKHRERRSYSRISEVLELPNLIEIQTDSYKWFLDEGLREMFEDIMPITDFSDKLSLEFVDYEMKEPKYTVEEARAHDANYSAPIHVTLRLDNQVTGEIKSQEVFFGDFPLMTEMGTFIINGAERVVVSQLVRSPGVYFNEKKEKNGHEGFGTTVIPNRGAWLELETDAKNLSYARIDRTRKIPLTVLVRALGFGSDTTITEIFGESESLQLTIEKDIHKNSSDSRTEEALKDVYERLRPGEPKTAESSRNLLNSRFFDPKRYDLAAVGRYKVNKKLSLKTRLLNQTLAETLVDPETGEILVEKGTVITHTVMDELEKHLDNGLNNETYYPSEDGVVTEPMTVQVIKVVSPKDPERVVNVIGNGQLDADVRTIRPADIVATISYFLNLMEDIGKVDDIDHLGNRRIRSVGELLQNQFRIGLSRMERVVRERMSIQDTETLTPQQLINIRPVVASMKEFFGSSQLSQFMDQTNPLGELTHKRRLSALGPGGLTRDRAGYEVRDVHYSHYGRMCPIETPEGPNIGLINSLSSYAKVNKYGFIETPYRRVDRETKRVTEHIDYLTADEEDHYMVAQANSPLNEDGTFAEDLVMARIQSENLEVSVDKVDYMDVSPKQVVAVATACIPFLENDDSNRALMGANMQRQAVPLIQPRSPLVGTGMEYKAAHDSGAALLCKHDGVVEYVDAREVRVRRNDGALDKYNVIKFHRSNAGTSYNQRPIVRKGEIVEKGDTLADGSSMEEGEMALGQNVLVAFMTWEGYNYEDAIIMSRRLVKDDVYTSIHIEEYESEARDTKLGPEEITRELPNVGEDALKNLDEMGIIRIGAEVKDGDLLVGKVTPKGVTELSAEERLLHAIFGEKAREVRDTSLRVPHGGGGIVHDVKIFTREGGDELSPGVNMLVRVYIVQKRKIHEGDKMAGRHGNKGVVSRIMPEEDMPFLPDGTPVDIMLNPLGVPSRMNIGQVLELHLGMAARSLNIHVATPVFDGANEEDVWSTVEEAGLARDAKTVLYDGRTGEPFDNRISVGVMYMLKLAHMVDDKLHARSIGPYSLVTQQPLGGKAQFGGQRFGEMEVWALEAYGAAYTLQEILTYKSDDVVGRVKTYESIVKGEPIQKPGVPESFRVLVKELQALGLDMRVLDADDQEIELRDMDDEDDDLITVDALAKYAKEQEEKALAEKSLKDAQENQE; this comes from the coding sequence TTGGTTGGACACGTAGTGAAATACGGAAAACACCGAGAAAGACGTAGCTATTCTAGGATTAGTGAAGTACTAGAATTGCCAAACTTAATTGAAATTCAAACTGATTCTTATAAGTGGTTTTTAGATGAAGGTTTACGCGAAATGTTTGAGGACATTATGCCAATTACAGATTTTAGCGATAAATTATCATTAGAATTTGTCGATTACGAAATGAAAGAACCAAAGTATACAGTTGAGGAAGCTCGCGCACATGATGCTAACTACTCAGCTCCTATCCACGTAACATTACGTTTGGATAATCAAGTGACAGGAGAAATCAAGTCGCAAGAAGTGTTCTTTGGAGATTTCCCACTAATGACAGAGATGGGAACATTTATTATCAATGGTGCTGAGCGTGTAGTGGTATCACAGTTAGTAAGATCACCCGGAGTTTATTTCAATGAGAAGAAAGAAAAAAATGGACATGAGGGATTTGGAACAACTGTTATTCCTAACCGTGGTGCATGGTTAGAGCTTGAAACAGACGCGAAAAACCTTTCTTATGCTCGTATTGATAGAACAAGAAAAATTCCTTTAACAGTATTAGTTAGAGCATTAGGATTTGGTTCAGATACGACTATTACAGAAATTTTTGGTGAAAGCGAAAGTTTACAATTAACAATTGAAAAAGATATTCATAAAAATTCTAGCGATTCTCGTACGGAAGAAGCGTTAAAAGATGTTTATGAAAGACTTCGTCCAGGCGAGCCAAAGACTGCTGAAAGTTCAAGAAACTTATTGAACTCTCGTTTCTTTGATCCAAAACGTTACGACTTAGCAGCAGTTGGTCGTTACAAAGTAAATAAAAAATTAAGCCTTAAAACACGTTTGTTAAACCAAACGTTAGCTGAAACATTAGTTGATCCTGAAACTGGAGAAATCCTTGTAGAAAAAGGAACAGTTATCACGCATACAGTGATGGATGAATTAGAAAAACATTTAGATAATGGTTTAAACAACGAAACATACTATCCAAGTGAAGATGGTGTTGTAACTGAACCAATGACTGTTCAAGTCATTAAAGTTGTGTCACCAAAAGACCCTGAACGTGTTGTAAACGTCATTGGTAACGGTCAACTTGATGCAGATGTAAGAACAATTCGTCCTGCTGATATTGTGGCTACGATCAGTTACTTCTTAAACTTAATGGAAGATATTGGAAAAGTAGACGATATTGACCATTTAGGAAACCGTCGTATTCGTTCGGTTGGTGAGTTATTACAAAATCAATTCCGTATCGGGTTATCTCGTATGGAACGTGTGGTTCGTGAAAGAATGTCTATCCAAGACACTGAAACACTAACACCACAACAATTGATTAACATTCGTCCAGTTGTGGCATCTATGAAAGAATTCTTTGGTTCTTCTCAGTTATCACAATTCATGGATCAAACTAATCCATTAGGTGAGTTAACGCATAAACGTCGTCTATCAGCTTTAGGACCTGGTGGTTTAACACGTGACCGTGCTGGATATGAAGTACGTGACGTGCATTACTCACATTATGGTCGTATGTGTCCGATTGAAACACCTGAGGGACCAAACATCGGGTTAATCAATAGTTTATCAAGTTATGCGAAAGTAAATAAATATGGTTTCATCGAAACACCATATCGTCGTGTTGACCGTGAAACAAAACGTGTTACAGAACATATTGATTACTTAACAGCTGACGAGGAAGACCATTACATGGTAGCGCAAGCGAACTCTCCATTAAATGAAGATGGTACGTTTGCAGAAGACTTAGTTATGGCTCGTATTCAAAGTGAGAACTTAGAAGTATCAGTTGATAAAGTTGACTACATGGACGTTTCACCTAAACAAGTAGTTGCGGTAGCGACAGCATGTATTCCTTTCTTGGAAAACGATGACTCTAACCGTGCACTTATGGGAGCGAACATGCAACGTCAGGCAGTACCTCTGATTCAACCACGTTCTCCACTTGTTGGAACTGGTATGGAATACAAAGCTGCCCATGACTCAGGAGCAGCACTTTTATGTAAACATGATGGTGTCGTTGAATACGTTGATGCACGTGAAGTACGTGTTCGTCGTAATGACGGTGCTTTAGATAAATATAATGTGATTAAATTCCACCGTTCAAATGCTGGTACAAGTTATAACCAACGCCCTATCGTTAGAAAAGGTGAAATCGTTGAAAAAGGCGATACACTAGCTGACGGTTCTTCTATGGAAGAAGGGGAAATGGCATTAGGACAAAACGTTTTAGTAGCATTCATGACTTGGGAAGGTTACAACTATGAAGATGCGATTATTATGAGTCGCCGATTAGTTAAAGATGATGTGTACACATCTATTCATATTGAAGAATACGAATCAGAAGCACGTGACACAAAATTAGGGCCTGAAGAAATTACTCGTGAGTTACCAAACGTTGGGGAAGATGCACTTAAAAACTTAGACGAAATGGGTATTATCCGTATCGGTGCTGAAGTAAAAGATGGTGATTTACTTGTTGGTAAAGTCACTCCTAAAGGGGTAACAGAATTATCAGCAGAAGAACGTCTATTACATGCAATCTTCGGAGAAAAAGCTCGTGAAGTTCGTGACACCTCTCTACGTGTTCCACATGGTGGAGGCGGTATTGTTCATGATGTTAAAATCTTTACTCGTGAAGGCGGAGATGAGTTATCTCCAGGTGTTAACATGTTAGTTCGTGTGTACATCGTTCAAAAACGTAAAATTCATGAAGGAGATAAGATGGCCGGTCGTCATGGTAATAAAGGGGTAGTATCTCGTATTATGCCAGAAGAAGATATGCCATTCTTACCAGATGGTACACCAGTTGATATCATGTTAAACCCATTAGGGGTACCTTCTCGTATGAACATTGGACAAGTATTAGAGTTGCATTTAGGTATGGCTGCTCGCTCGTTAAACATCCATGTTGCAACACCAGTATTTGATGGGGCAAATGAAGAAGATGTATGGAGTACTGTTGAAGAAGCAGGACTTGCTCGCGACGCTAAGACTGTTCTTTATGATGGACGTACAGGTGAACCATTTGATAACCGTATTTCTGTAGGTGTAATGTACATGCTGAAACTTGCTCACATGGTTGACGATAAGTTACATGCTCGTTCTATTGGACCTTACTCACTAGTTACACAACAACCACTTGGTGGTAAAGCACAATTTGGTGGACAACGTTTTGGAGAGATGGAAGTTTGGGCTCTTGAAGCATACGGAGCAGCTTACACTTTACAAGAAATCTTGACTTATAAATCAGATGACGTTGTAGGTCGTGTGAAAACTTACGAATCTATCGTTAAAGGTGAACCAATTCAAAAACCAGGTGTTCCTGAATCATTCCGCGTACTTGTTAAAGAGTTACAAGCTTTAGGATTAGACATGCGAGTATTAGATGCAGACGATCAAGAGATTGAATTACGTGATATGGATGATGAGGACGATGATTTGATTACTGTTGATGCCTTAGCAAAATATGCTAAAGAGCAAGAAGAAAAAGCATTAGCAGAAAAATCGTTGAAAGATGCACAAGAAAACCAAGAATAA
- a CDS encoding class I SAM-dependent methyltransferase, translated as MTAHYYTNKPETAHDRKTLTYPLLGKTYQFITDSNVFSRDKVDFGSRVLIEAFSDDDLPEGDILDVGCGYGPIGLSLADSTKRHVHMVDVNERAMELARENAELNGITNTEVYESSVYDSVTKQDFSAVVSNPPIRAGKKIVHRIIEGAKEHLQPNGTLTIVIQKKQGAPSAKKKMEEVFGQVEVITSSKGYYIFKSYKI; from the coding sequence ATGACAGCACATTATTATACAAACAAACCTGAAACGGCTCATGACAGGAAAACGTTGACGTACCCATTATTAGGAAAAACATATCAGTTTATTACCGACAGCAATGTTTTTTCAAGAGATAAAGTGGATTTTGGTTCACGCGTTTTAATAGAAGCTTTTTCAGATGATGATTTACCAGAGGGGGACATATTAGATGTCGGCTGTGGTTATGGTCCTATTGGTTTATCTTTAGCAGATTCAACTAAACGCCATGTGCATATGGTTGATGTAAACGAGCGTGCGATGGAATTAGCAAGAGAAAACGCTGAATTAAATGGAATAACAAATACGGAAGTGTATGAATCAAGTGTCTATGATTCAGTGACAAAACAAGATTTTTCAGCTGTTGTAAGTAACCCTCCAATACGAGCAGGAAAAAAAATTGTGCATAGAATTATAGAAGGCGCGAAAGAACATTTACAACCAAATGGTACCTTAACGATTGTTATTCAGAAAAAACAAGGTGCACCGAGCGCGAAGAAAAAAATGGAAGAAGTCTTTGGACAAGTTGAGGTAATTACAAGTTCAAAAGGATATTACATTTTTAAAAGTTATAAAATATAA
- a CDS encoding ISNCY family transposase, with the protein MNETKKYQVIKAVAENKKQKKRASVELNLSIRQINRLVKSYRENGKSAFVHKNRGRKNKHSVPEKIKQQIITSYQSFSIKPNIKHFTEILKNDHHICYTDTTIRSILYKAKILSPKAQKKTKRRLKQLIKQESQQTKQSENLLVPRAEDYLELPEKTHPSRPRKKYKGELIQLDASSYNWFGNQITHLHLAIDDASGNIVGAYFDQQETLNGYYHVLHQILTKQGIPVTFLTDKRTVFEYNRKSTKAVEEDTFTQFGFACHQLGIDIKTSSIPQAKGRVERLNGTVQSRLPVDLEIANIHSIEEANQFLSVWIRKFNRQFGHKTAESVYETSPTTAEINLLLATVSHRIVDNGHHIKYQNKFYLPTEGGSDKYFTRKTKALIIKAFNGEIYVNIAEKIYLTRRLKTHETYSKEFDGVSSDIKKERRKYIPPQSHPWKLESFKRYLQSIDRTIEEYEAEKTA; encoded by the coding sequence ATGAATGAAACCAAAAAGTATCAAGTTATTAAAGCTGTTGCTGAAAATAAAAAACAAAAAAAGAGAGCTAGTGTTGAACTTAATTTATCTATACGACAAATTAACCGTTTAGTGAAATCATACAGGGAAAATGGTAAATCAGCATTTGTCCATAAAAATCGAGGGAGAAAAAATAAGCACTCTGTGCCTGAAAAAATAAAACAACAAATAATCACTAGTTATCAATCGTTTAGTATTAAACCGAATATTAAGCATTTTACTGAAATACTAAAAAACGACCATCATATCTGCTATACAGATACTACAATTAGAAGTATCCTATACAAAGCAAAAATACTTTCACCAAAGGCTCAAAAAAAGACAAAAAGAAGACTCAAACAATTAATAAAGCAAGAAAGTCAACAAACCAAACAATCAGAGAACCTATTGGTTCCAAGAGCTGAAGACTACCTAGAACTCCCTGAAAAGACCCATCCTAGTCGACCTAGAAAAAAATACAAAGGAGAATTAATTCAATTAGATGCTAGTTCATATAATTGGTTTGGAAATCAAATAACTCATCTTCATTTAGCTATTGATGACGCATCAGGTAATATTGTTGGCGCTTATTTCGACCAACAGGAAACGCTCAATGGTTATTACCATGTTCTTCATCAAATTCTGACAAAACAAGGGATTCCTGTCACTTTTCTAACAGATAAACGAACCGTCTTTGAGTACAACAGAAAATCAACGAAAGCTGTAGAAGAAGATACGTTCACGCAGTTTGGGTTTGCTTGTCATCAATTAGGTATTGACATAAAAACATCCTCTATTCCTCAAGCGAAAGGTCGTGTAGAACGTTTAAATGGGACAGTGCAATCAAGATTGCCTGTTGATCTTGAGATAGCAAACATACATTCTATAGAGGAGGCTAATCAATTTCTATCTGTATGGATTCGAAAGTTTAATCGACAATTTGGTCACAAAACTGCAGAAAGTGTTTATGAAACTTCTCCTACAACAGCTGAAATTAATTTATTACTAGCTACTGTCTCTCATCGTATAGTCGATAATGGCCATCATATTAAGTATCAAAATAAATTTTATCTTCCAACGGAAGGTGGTAGCGACAAATATTTTACAAGGAAAACGAAAGCATTAATTATAAAAGCTTTTAACGGAGAGATTTATGTTAATATAGCAGAAAAAATTTATCTTACTAGACGATTAAAAACCCACGAGACCTATTCAAAAGAGTTTGATGGGGTTTCTTCAGATATAAAAAAAGAAAGACGCAAGTACATTCCACCACAGTCACATCCGTGGAAACTTGAGTCTTTCAAAAGGTATCTTCAAAGTATTGACCGTACTATCGAAGAATATGAGGCTGAAAAAACAGCCTGA
- a CDS encoding SGNH/GDSL hydrolase family protein encodes MKKIILFGDSITAGYKNGEIDIVLNTKIEQLLNKKVTIINAGIPGDTSKGAISRYQDHVMSYEPDIVTIFFGANDAEKLSGISLLQYEENLTYLVEQIGAKKVVLIGPPYAHQMMYRNERPLVDLMQYNNAAQRVAKLFNISYIDLLGEMIASETPTSYLQSDGLHFSEDGYNLLAKLIVDTIKERV; translated from the coding sequence ATGAAAAAAATAATATTATTCGGTGATAGTATAACTGCAGGTTATAAAAATGGTGAAATTGACATTGTTTTAAATACAAAGATCGAACAGTTGTTAAATAAAAAAGTTACGATTATAAATGCGGGAATTCCTGGTGATACCTCTAAGGGTGCGATTAGTCGTTATCAAGATCATGTCATGTCTTATGAGCCAGATATTGTGACGATTTTCTTTGGGGCAAATGATGCTGAAAAACTTTCAGGTATTTCATTATTACAATATGAAGAGAATTTAACTTACTTAGTGGAACAGATTGGTGCAAAAAAGGTCGTGTTGATTGGCCCACCTTATGCTCATCAAATGATGTATCGAAATGAACGCCCATTAGTTGATTTGATGCAATACAATAATGCGGCCCAACGAGTTGCTAAATTATTTAACATAAGCTACATTGATTTATTGGGAGAAATGATTGCCTCTGAAACCCCAACAAGTTATTTACAATCTGATGGATTACATTTTTCAGAGGATGGGTATAATTTATTAGCAAAATTAATAGTAGACACAATTAAAGAAAGAGTGTGA
- the rpoC gene encoding DNA-directed RNA polymerase subunit beta': protein MIDVNKFESMQIGLASSEKIRSWSYGEVKKPETINYRTLKPERDGLFCERIFGPTKDWECACGKYKRIRYKGIVCDRCGVEVTRSKVRRERMGHIELAAPVTHIWYFKGIPSRMGLVLDMSPRALEEIIYFASYVVTDPGDTNLELKQLLTEREYREKRQQYGQAFKAGMGAEAIKRLLEQVDLEKEVAELKEELKKASGQKRTRAIRRLDILEAFRTSGNDPDWMVMDVVPIIPPDLRPMVQLEGGRFATSDLNDLYRRVINRNNRLKRLLDLNAPGIIVQNEKRMLQEAVDALIDNGRRGRPVTGPGNRPLKSLSHMLKGKQGRFRQNLLGKRVDYSGRSVIVVGPFLKMYQCGLPKEMAIELFKPFVMHELVKREIASNIKNAKRQIERQEDAVWDVLEDVIKEHPVLLNRAPTLHRLGIQAFEPVLVEGRAIRLHPLVCEAYNADFDGDQMAVHVPLNEEAQAEARMLMLAAQNILNPKDGKPVVTPSQDMVLGNYYLTMEEPGQIGEGMIFRDLDEVVLAWRNGCVHLHTRIGLQTSSMPEKPFTEWQRERILTTTVGKAIFNEIMPPEFPYLNEPTDYNLTVQTPDKYFVEAGSDIPAFIKEQPEVGPFKKKNLGNIIAEVFKRFKITETSKMLDRMKDLGYKHSTYAGMTVGIADIVVLHEKQAMIEEAHDQVEKVTKQFRRGLITDDERYERVIGIWNATKDAIQEKLMESLDARNPIFMMSDSGARGNISNFTQLAGMRGLMAAPNGRIMELPIVSNFREGLTVLEMFISTHGARKGMTDTALKTADSGYLTRRLVDVAQDVIIRETDCGTDRGLDISVMKEGNEIIETLEERMLGRYTRKSVIHPETKEVIVGANEIITEDIAKQIVDAGIEQITIRSVFTCNTKHGVCKHCYGRNLATGSEVEVGEAVGTIAAQSIGEPGTQLTMRTFHTGGVAGDDITQGLPRIQEIFEARNPKGQAVISEVAGEVIEITEDQADRTKEVIVKGTTDTRTYSVPYTSRMKVAEGDIIDRGTPLTEGSIDPKQLLTVKDVLAVENYLLKEVQKVYRMQGVEIGDKHVEVMVRQMLRKVRVMDPGDSDILPGTLVDISEFKDRNYNTLVSGGTPATGRPVLLGITKASLETNSFLSAASFQETTRVLTDAAIRGKKDHLLGLKENVIIGKIIPAGTGMAKYRNMEPKEVGVASENVYSISDIEAQMAAAEALKNQE from the coding sequence TTGATCGATGTAAATAAATTTGAAAGTATGCAAATTGGACTAGCTTCTTCTGAAAAAATTAGAAGCTGGTCATATGGTGAAGTGAAAAAACCAGAGACAATAAACTACCGTACTTTAAAACCAGAACGTGATGGTCTTTTCTGCGAGCGTATTTTCGGTCCTACTAAGGACTGGGAATGTGCTTGTGGTAAATATAAACGTATCCGTTATAAGGGAATCGTTTGTGACCGCTGTGGGGTTGAGGTAACACGTTCTAAAGTTCGTCGTGAACGTATGGGTCATATCGAACTTGCAGCTCCAGTAACACATATTTGGTATTTTAAAGGAATTCCTAGTCGTATGGGTCTTGTATTAGATATGAGTCCTAGAGCATTAGAAGAAATCATTTATTTTGCTTCTTATGTAGTCACAGATCCAGGTGACACTAACTTGGAATTAAAACAACTTCTAACTGAACGTGAATACCGTGAAAAACGTCAGCAATATGGCCAAGCATTTAAAGCTGGTATGGGTGCTGAAGCAATCAAACGTTTATTAGAACAAGTTGATTTAGAAAAAGAAGTCGCTGAATTAAAAGAAGAATTGAAAAAAGCGTCTGGGCAAAAAAGAACGCGTGCTATTCGTCGTTTAGATATCTTAGAAGCATTCCGTACATCAGGAAATGATCCTGACTGGATGGTAATGGACGTTGTACCAATTATTCCGCCAGATTTACGTCCGATGGTTCAATTAGAAGGTGGACGTTTTGCAACAAGTGATTTGAATGACTTATACCGTCGTGTCATTAACCGTAATAACCGTTTGAAACGTTTATTAGACTTAAATGCACCAGGAATTATTGTTCAAAATGAAAAACGTATGCTTCAAGAAGCGGTAGATGCGTTAATTGATAATGGTCGTCGTGGCCGTCCAGTAACTGGACCAGGTAACCGTCCACTTAAATCGTTATCTCATATGTTGAAAGGGAAACAAGGTCGTTTCCGTCAAAACTTATTAGGTAAACGTGTTGACTACTCAGGTCGTTCAGTTATCGTTGTTGGACCTTTCTTAAAAATGTACCAATGTGGGTTGCCAAAAGAAATGGCAATTGAATTATTCAAACCATTTGTGATGCATGAATTAGTTAAACGTGAAATTGCAAGCAACATTAAAAATGCAAAACGCCAAATCGAACGTCAAGAAGACGCTGTTTGGGATGTATTAGAAGATGTGATCAAAGAACACCCTGTATTACTTAACCGAGCACCGACTCTACATAGACTTGGTATCCAAGCGTTTGAGCCAGTTTTAGTTGAAGGACGCGCGATTCGTCTTCACCCATTAGTATGTGAGGCGTATAATGCCGATTTCGATGGGGACCAAATGGCGGTTCACGTTCCATTAAACGAAGAAGCTCAAGCTGAAGCACGTATGTTAATGCTTGCTGCTCAAAACATCCTTAATCCAAAAGATGGTAAACCAGTTGTTACACCATCTCAAGATATGGTCCTTGGTAACTACTACTTAACAATGGAAGAACCAGGACAAATTGGTGAAGGAATGATTTTCCGTGACTTAGACGAAGTTGTTCTAGCATGGAGAAACGGTTGTGTCCACTTACATACTCGTATTGGTTTACAAACAAGCTCAATGCCTGAGAAACCATTTACAGAGTGGCAACGTGAACGCATTTTAACAACAACTGTTGGTAAAGCAATCTTTAATGAGATTATGCCACCAGAATTCCCTTACTTAAATGAACCAACTGATTATAACTTGACAGTTCAAACACCTGATAAATACTTTGTTGAAGCTGGATCAGACATTCCTGCATTCATCAAAGAACAACCAGAAGTTGGACCATTCAAGAAGAAAAATCTTGGTAATATTATCGCTGAAGTCTTCAAACGTTTCAAAATTACTGAAACATCTAAAATGTTAGATAGAATGAAAGACTTAGGTTACAAACATTCTACTTATGCAGGTATGACTGTAGGGATTGCCGATATCGTTGTTTTACATGAAAAACAAGCAATGATTGAAGAAGCACATGACCAAGTAGAAAAAGTAACAAAACAATTCCGTCGTGGTTTAATAACAGATGACGAGCGTTATGAACGAGTTATTGGTATTTGGAATGCAACCAAAGATGCTATCCAAGAAAAACTGATGGAAAGTTTAGACGCACGTAACCCAATCTTCATGATGAGTGATTCTGGAGCTCGTGGTAACATCTCCAACTTTACTCAGTTAGCTGGTATGCGTGGACTTATGGCCGCTCCTAATGGTCGTATCATGGAGTTACCTATCGTATCTAACTTCCGTGAAGGGTTAACTGTCTTAGAAATGTTTATCTCGACTCACGGTGCTCGTAAAGGTATGACCGATACAGCCCTTAAGACAGCCGATTCAGGTTACTTAACTCGTCGTTTAGTTGACGTGGCCCAAGATGTTATCATTCGTGAAACTGACTGTGGAACTGACCGTGGTTTAGATATTTCAGTGATGAAAGAAGGAAATGAAATCATTGAAACTCTTGAAGAGCGTATGTTAGGTCGTTACACACGTAAATCAGTGATTCATCCTGAAACAAAAGAAGTGATTGTTGGCGCTAATGAAATCATTACAGAAGACATTGCAAAACAAATAGTTGATGCAGGTATTGAACAAATTACGATTCGTTCAGTCTTCACATGTAATACAAAACATGGTGTATGTAAACATTGTTATGGCCGTAACTTAGCGACTGGTTCTGAAGTTGAAGTTGGAGAAGCAGTTGGTACAATTGCTGCCCAATCAATCGGTGAGCCTGGTACTCAGTTAACCATGCGTACATTCCATACGGGTGGGGTTGCCGGAGACGATATTACTCAAGGTTTACCTCGTATCCAAGAGATTTTTGAAGCACGTAATCCTAAAGGACAAGCTGTTATTTCTGAAGTAGCTGGTGAAGTTATTGAAATTACAGAAGATCAAGCAGATCGTACAAAAGAAGTGATAGTAAAAGGAACAACAGATACAAGAACATATTCTGTGCCTTATACTTCTCGTATGAAAGTTGCTGAAGGTGATATTATTGACCGTGGTACTCCATTAACAGAAGGATCAATTGATCCAAAACAATTGTTAACTGTTAAAGATGTATTAGCTGTTGAAAATTACCTGCTTAAAGAAGTACAAAAAGTTTACCGTATGCAAGGGGTAGAAATCGGAGATAAACACGTTGAGGTTATGGTTCGTCAAATGTTACGTAAAGTAAGAGTTATGGATCCAGGTGATTCAGATATCTTACCAGGTACACTAGTTGATATTAGTGAATTTAAAGACCGTAACTACAACACACTTGTTTCTGGTGGAACACCAGCAACTGGTCGTCCAGTCTTGTTAGGTATCACTAAGGCCTCACTTGAAACAAACAGTTTCTTATCTGCTGCATCATTCCAGGAAACAACTCGTGTCTTGACAGATGCTGCAATTAGAGGTAAAAAAGACCACTTACTTGGATTGAAAGAAAATGTTATCATTGGTAAAATCATTCCAGCTGGTACTGGTATGGCTAAATACCGTAACATGGAACCAAAAGAAGTGGGCGTAGCAAGTGAAAATGTATATAGTATCAGTGATATTGAAGCACAAATGGCTGCTGCAGAAGCGTTAAAAAATCAAGAATAA
- a CDS encoding acyl-CoA thioesterase yields the protein MFVSLPNEKKCKESYAIQTHRVFPNDLNSFGALFGGKLMSLIDDTASIAVSRHCRIPTMTASTDSLDFLHPIYENDAVTVEAYVSGTGKKSMEVFVKVTGENLKTGQHYLAATCFMTFVVVKVDETFTSVPAIIPESVEEKMIHKGYKKRRENRLRELSFNKELGQYISQQLPNLIEDDK from the coding sequence GTGTTTGTATCACTACCAAATGAAAAAAAATGCAAGGAATCTTACGCTATTCAAACTCATCGCGTATTTCCTAATGATCTTAACTCATTCGGTGCCTTATTTGGAGGAAAACTAATGTCTTTAATCGATGACACAGCTTCTATTGCTGTTTCTCGCCACTGCCGTATTCCGACAATGACAGCATCAACTGATAGTTTAGATTTTTTACATCCTATCTATGAAAATGATGCTGTAACGGTTGAAGCATATGTTTCAGGTACTGGTAAAAAATCAATGGAAGTTTTTGTCAAAGTAACTGGCGAAAACTTAAAAACAGGACAACATTATTTAGCCGCAACCTGTTTTATGACATTTGTTGTCGTAAAAGTGGATGAGACATTTACAAGCGTTCCTGCAATCATACCTGAATCAGTCGAAGAGAAAATGATTCATAAAGGATACAAAAAGCGACGAGAAAATAGACTAAGAGAACTATCATTTAATAAAGAATTAGGTCAATATATCTCTCAACAATTACCTAATCTGATTGAAGATGATAAGTAG